One window of the Pristiophorus japonicus isolate sPriJap1 unplaced genomic scaffold, sPriJap1.hap1 HAP1_SCAFFOLD_1257, whole genome shotgun sequence genome contains the following:
- the LOC139242224 gene encoding uncharacterized protein, which produces MPQEPETTHTLHNSVGIVSICAESFISLCVSGALLLAVNYYSTVQPIPSSALGVLLLIVAALLGYCGVRKCSSHAMLFVNLCLTVSALWCGSGLIHILIGEKVVQGDGIRNALVPGYSAFVLGLFIIGVVGLIQKEVIVAMIAFAISLATAHEIAALYNQSFGSSAVASNYLIVSFIGLYFGLGHASAFVSKGKIIFPGTDLSKNNSHLKSGLQNLFKNDTVALGYVANMLSASVFGCQVLGVISNLFVGQVPWLWTAAVYQIVACVLSYRAIDSLTATFFGFTSILTFAEGYALLYKLWQDNQPFFPVPVPIVLAVLFFILALFMTSKSLVDGIYLLFFVSYCIAVAARPIGFFHGAAQAVSVAIFIASACLTFISLFNSIGSLTIPTGKGIVKGLLIRMNTLTLKSDKDTHSPYLGYSRYSDAEILAHACNVVAAFAITISVDASAPLATVVLPWIVIPGGALQILCGSISFSRGKTLESCAFILYGLAWIIWGLTRYAGLYGSTRGFGIAIGIICFLLFNCFVVIGTIFLNIVWFAFSLSFQLILISFLLDAINSNPFGYDIGVTIIFGLVNFYCFLATLFNQNFESPQFPMGCAWAKLCGFGQGSSICPHLPARKTTSVRKIAEIMKNGGACGIPTDTVYVLVAACNRPDAVEKAYNTKKQAKERPMSLWISNLAQLEPAKHLLDPLLWDFMQAVWPSSISLVIPRGTWLNLFGLKHADKYIGTPQSIAIRIPDCAVTTHLIDQVGPIAVTSANPTGEADTTHHNQVYAKLGDKVDGVLCDGPSPENIASTVVDCTKIETGTLGFFRVGLVPKSQVLQLFEEVQEKHLKGHSDGGFNQDHSELSTLQQPQTIGTQAFTKDYIKL; this is translated from the exons ATGCCGCAAGAGCCTGAGACCACCCACACTCTGCACAATTCCGTGGGGATTGTCAGCATATGTGCAG AATCCTTTATTTCCTTGTGTGTGTCAGGTGCGCTGTTGCTGGCTGTGAATTACTATAGCACCGTCCAACCGATCCCCAGTTCTGCGCTGGGAGTTTTACTACTTATAGTGGCGGCTCTCCTAGGCTATTGTG GTGTAAGAAAATGTTCAAGTCATGCTATGTTATTTGTGAACCTGTGCCTGACCGTGTCAGCTCTCTGGTGTGGATCCGGCCTTATTCACATCTTGATTGGGGAGAAGGTAGTTCAAGGTGATGGGATCAGGAATGCTCTGGTCCCTGGCTACTCGGCTTTTGTCTTGGGGCTCTTCATCATTGGGGTGGTGGGGTTGATCCAAAAGGAAGTGATTGTGGCTATGATTGCTTTTGCTATCTCTCTTGCTACCGCCCATGAAATTGCCGCATTATATAATCAATCTTTTGGTAGTTCTGCAGTAGCTTCAAATTATTTGATTGTGTCCTTTATAGGACTTTACTTTGGGTTGGGCCATGCTTCTGCCTTCGTAAGTAAAGGGAAAATCATTTTCCCAGGGACTGATCTGTCCAAGAATAACTCCCATCTGAAATCTGGGCTCCAGAACCTCTTCAAAAATGACACCGTGGCTCTGGGGTATGTTGCAAATATGCTATCTGCCAGTGTGTTCGGATGCCAGGTTTTGGGTGTAATTTCCAATCTGTTTGTTGGTCAGGTTCCCTGGCTGTGGACAGCAGCTGTCTATCAAATTGTTGCCTGTGTTTTGTCTTACAGAGCAATTGACAGCCTGACTGCTACATTCTTTGGTTTTACCTCCATATTAACATTTGCAGAGGGCTATGCTTTACTTTACAAGCTCTGGCAAGACAACCAACCCTTCTTTCCAGTTCCAGTCCCTATTGTTCTTGCTGTCCTATTTTTCATCCTGGCTCTGTTTATGACGAGTAAAAGCCTTGTTGATGGAATTTATTTGCTGTTTTTTGTTTCTTATTGTATCGCAGTGGCAGCTCGCCCCATTGGTTTTTTTCATGGTGCTGCACAAGCTGTCAGTGTGGCCATATTTATAGCATCTGCTTGCTTAACTTTCATTTCCCTTTTCAATAGTATTGGATCCCTTACTATTCCCACTGGAAAGGGGATCGTAAAGGGTTTGCTCATTAGGATGAATACATTAACTCTGAAGTCAGACAAAGACACCCACAGCCCTTATTTGGGATACTCCAGATATTCAGATGCTGAGATTCTAGCCCATGCTTGCAATGTTGTGGCTGCCTTTGCCATCACTATATCTGTCGATGCTTCTGCTCCTTTAGCTACTGTGGTTCTGCCCTGGATAGTCATTCCTGGGGGAGCCCTGCAGATTCTGTGCGGTTCAATATCTTTTTCTCGGGGTAAAACCCTGGAAAGTTGTGCTTTCATCCTATATGGTCTAGCATGGATAATTTGGGGTTTGACCCGATACGCTGGTCTCTATGGTTCTACTAGGGGGTTTGGTATTGCCATTGGGATTATTTGCTTCCTGCTTTTTAATTGCTTTGTGGTGATCGGGACTATCTTTCTCAACATAGTGTGGTTTGCCTTCTCTCTCAGCTTTCAGTTGATTCTGATCAGCTTTCTATTGGATGCCATTAATTCAAATCCTTTTGGATATGACATTGGGGTCACCATCATTTTTGGTTTGGTTAATTTTTACTGCTTTTTGGCCACCCTCTTTAACCAGAACTTTGAGAGCCCGCAGTTCCCCATGGGGTGTGCCTGGGCGAAGCTGTGTGGGTTTGGCCAGGGCAGTTCTATATGCCCTCATTTGCCTGCAAGAAAAACCACCTCAGTCAGAAAAATTGCAG AGATTATGAAAAATGGAGGTGCCTGTGGTATTCCAACAGACACAGTGTATGTGCTGGTGGCAGCCTGCAATCGTCCCGATGCTGTGGAAAAGGCCTACAA CACAAAGAAACAGGCCAAAGAGAGGCCAATGTCTCTCTGGATCTCCAATTTAGCACAACTAGAACCAGCAAAACATTTGTTGGACCCTCTACTCTGGGACTTCATGCAGGCAGTTTGGCCTTCATCTATCAGTCTTGTCATCCCCAGAG GGACATGGTTGAACTTATTCGGACTGAAACATGCAGATAAATACATTGGAACTCCTCAGAGCATTGCCATTAGGATTCCAGACTGTGCTGTTACTACACATCTCATTGACCAG GTGGGGCCTATAGCAGTGACATCAGCAAACCCAACAGGAGAAGCAGACACCACTCACCACAATCAAGTCTATGCTAAACTTGGTGATAAG GTTGATGGTGTATTGTGTGATGGGCCTTCACCTGAGAATATTGCCTCTACAGTTGTGGACTGTACCAAGATAGAGACGGGGACACTGGGTTTCTTTAGAGTAGGTCTTGTGCCCAAATCACAG GTCTTGCAGCTGTTTGAAGAAGTGCAGGAGAAACATCTAAAGGGCCATTCTGATGGTGGATTCAACCAGGATCATTCAGAACTTAGCACACTTCAGCAGCCACAGACCATAGGTACCCAAGCTTTCACAAAAGATTATATAAAATTGTAA